The stretch of DNA AGGCGGAGCGGATCCGCGTGGACGTCTCCGAGCACGCCCAGCGGGTGCGCACCGAGGCCTCCGACACCATCGCGCAGGCCGAGCAGGACGCCTCCCGCACCCGCGCGGAGGCCCGCGAGGACGCCAACCGCATCCGGTCGGAGGCGGCCACCCAGGCGGACATGCTCATCTCCGAGGCGCGTTCGGAGGCCGAGCGGCTCCAGACGGAGACGGTCGCGGAGGCGGACCGGCTCCAGACGGAGACGGTCGCGGAGGCGGACCGGGTCCGCGCCGAGTCCATCGCCAAGGCGGAGCAGCTGATCTCGGACGCCACCGGGGACGCGGAGCGGCTGCGCGCCGACGCCGCGGAGACGGTCGGCTCCGCGCAGGCGCACGCCGAGCGGGTCCGCGCCGAGTCCGAGCGGGTCGGGTCGGAGGCGCGGGCGGAGGCCGAGCGGCTGGTGGGCACGGCCCGCGAGGAGGCCGACCGGACCCTGGACGAGGCCCGCCGGGACGCCAACAAGCGGCGCTCGGAGGCGGCCGAGCAGGTCGACACGCTCATCACCGAGACCACCGCCGAGGCCGACAAGCTGCTCACCGAGGCGCAGGCGAGCGCGGTCAAGACGAAGGCGGACGCCGAGTCCCAGGCCGACACGATGGTGGGCGCGGCCCGCAAGGAGGCCGACCGGATCCTGTCCGAGGCGAAGGTCGAGGGCAACACCACGGTGGAGAAGGCCCGTACGGACGCGGACGAGCTGCTCGTCGGCGCCCGCCGGGACGCCACCCAGATCCGGGAGCGCGCGGAGGAGCTGCGCGAGCGCCTGACGACCGAGATCGAGGAGCTGCACGAGCGGGCCCGCCGCGAGGCGGCCGAGACGATGAAGTCGGCCGGCGACCGCTGCGACGCGCTCATCAAGGCGGCCGAGGAGCAGCTGGCCAAGGCGCAGACCAAGGCGAAGGAGATCGTCTCGGAGGCCAACTCCGAGGCGGGCAAGGTGCGGATCGCCGCGGTGAAGAAGGCCGAGGGGCTGCTGAAGGAGGCCGAGCAGAAGAAGGCCACGCTCGTGAAGGAAGCCGAGGAGCTCAAGGCCGAGGCGGTCCGCGAGGCCCGGCGCACGGTCGAGGAGGGCAAGCGCGAGCTGGAGATCCTGGTGCGCCGGCGTGAGGACATCAACGCCGAGATCTCCCGGGTCCAGGACGTGCTGGAGGCGCTGGAATCGTTCGAGGCGCCGTCCGGGAAGGACGGCGCGGTGAAGGCCGGCGCGACGGTGGGGGCACCCCGGTCGGGTGCCAAGTCGTCAGACGGCTAGCCTGTAGGCGGATTCCGGCCTTCTGGGTGCTTTGACCGGTTCTTTGGCAAGCCTTGGAACGGTCAGCCACTCAAAAGAGGTGTCATTCTCCAGATCAAACACGTATCCGCTCGATGACACACCGCTTCGGCCCCTAGGATTCCACCTATCACCTCACCGGTCTCATTCGGACAGGAACCCCATGAGCGACACTTCCCCCTACGGCTTCGAGCTTGTGCGGCGTGGGTACGACCGCGCTCAGGTGGACGAACGTATCTCCAAGCTCGTCTCCGACCGTGACAGTGCTCTCGCCCGCATCACCGCCCTGGAGAAGCGCATCGAGGAGCTCCACCTCGAGACGCAGAACGCGCAGGCCCAGGTCGGCGACGCCGAGCCGTCCTACGCGGGCCTCGGCGCGCGGGTCGAGAAGATCCTCCGCCTCGCCGAGGAGGAGGCCAAGGACCTGCGTGAGGAGGCCCGGCGCGCGGCCGAACAGCACCGCGAACTCGCGGAGTCGGCGGCCCAGCAGGTCCGCAACGACGCCGAGTCCTTCGCCTCGGACCGCAAGGCCAAGGCCGAGGACGAGGGCGTCCGGATCGTCGAGAAGGCCAAGGGCGAGGCCTCCCAGCTGCGCGCCGACGCGCAGAAGGACGCGCAGTCCAAGCGGGAGGAGGCGGACGCCCTCTTCGAGGAGACCCGCGCCAAGGCCGCGCAGGCCGCCGCCGACTTCGAGACGAACCTCGCCAAGCGGCGCGAGCAGTCCGAGCGCGACCTGGCCTCCCGTCAGGCCAAGGCCGAGAAGCGGCTGGCGGAGATCGAGCACCGCGCCGAGCAGCTGCGCCTGGAGGCGGAGAAGCTGCGCACCGACGCCGAGCGCCGCGCCCGCCAGACGGTGGAGACGGCCCAGCGCCAGGCCGAGGACATCGTGGCCGACGCCAACGCCAAGGCGGACCGTATCCGTTCGGAATCCGAGCGCGAGCTCGCTGCGCTCACCAACCGCCGCGACTCCATCAACGCCCAGCTGACGAACGTGCGCGAGATGCTGGCGACCCTCACCGGTGCCGCGGTGGCCGCCGCGGGCGCGCCGACCGAGGACGAGCCGATCTCCCGCGGCGTTCCGGCCCAGCAGTCCCGCTGATTCACGTTCACCGGGCCTGACCGCGGCTGACATCCGCCGCTGACCGCGAAGCTCTCTGCCCCAGGGGTGGCGGAGAGCTTCGCGGCGTTCTAGCGTGTCCCGCATGATCGAACTGGAGGGGTTGACCAAGCGGTACGGAGAGAAGCTGGCGGTCGACGGCCTCAGCTTCACCGTCCGGCCGGGCACCGTCACCGGGTTCCTCGGGCCCAACGGGGCCGGGAAGTCCACGACGATGCGGATGATCCTCGGCCTCGACCGGCCCACCTCCGGGTACGTCCGCATCGACGGCCGGCACTACCACGAGCTCAGGGACCCGCTGACGTACATCGGCGCGCTGCTGGACGCCAAGGCCATGCACGGCGGGCGCAGCGCCTACCACCACCTGCTGTGCCTCGCCCAGAGCAACGGGATCCCCACCCACCGGGTGAACGAGGTCCTGGACACCGTCGGTCTGACCCCGGTGGCGCGGAAGAAGGCGAAGGGCTTCTCGCTCGGCATGAGCCAGCGGCTCGGCATCGCCGGCGCGCTGCTCGGCGACCCGCGGATCCTGATGTTCGACGAGCCGGTCAACGGTCTCGACCCCGAGGGCATCCACTGGATCCGCGGCCTGATGAAGTCCCTCGCCGCCCAGGGCCGTACGGTGTTCGTCTCCTCGCACCTGATGAGCGAGATGGCGCTGACCGCCGACCACCTCGTCGTCATCGGCCAGGGCCGGCTGCTCGCCGACACCTCCATGGCCGACTTCATCGAGCGGAACTCCCGTTCCCACGTCCGGGTCCGGACCCCGCAGCACGAACGTCTGCTCGACGTGCTGCACGGGGCCGGGATCACGGCCGTGCCGGGCGAGGGCGGGGTGCTTCAGGTCGAGGGCGGCAAGGCCGAGCGCATCGGTGAGCTGGCCGCACAGCACCAGATCGTGCTGCACGAGCTGAGCAGTCAGCAGTCGTCGCTGGAGGAGGCGTTCATGCGGCTGACGGCCGGGACGGTGGAGTACCACGCGCACACCGGCCAGGCCGTGCCGGAAGGGGCGCCCGCCCAGCCGTGGGGCGCCGACAGCGAGAAGGAGGGCTGAGCGATGGCGGCGACTCAGGTCATCAGGTCCGAGTGGACCAAGATCCGGTCGGTGGCGTCCACGGTGTGGACGCTGTCCCTGACGGCGGTCGTCACGATCGCCCTCGGCATGCTGATCTCGGCCCTGTCGAAGCACTCGTTCGACAGCATGGACGAACGGGACCGGTTCTCCTTCGACCCGACCTACGTCAGCTTCGCCGGCATGGGGCTCGGGCAGCTGGCGATGATCGTGTTCGCGGTGCTGGTGGTGTCCAACGAGTACAGCACCGGCATGATCCGCACCTCGCTGGCCGCCGTCCCGCAGCGCGGCGCCTTCCTGGCGAGCAAGGTGGCGGTGGCGACCGGGCTGGCCCTCGTGGTGGGCATGGTCACCAGCTTCGCCTCGTTCTTCCTCGGGCAGGCGATGCTCGGATCGCTCGGCACCTCCCTCGGCGAGCCGGGCGTGCTGCGCGCGGTCGTCGGCGGCGGCCTCTACATGGCCCTCATCGCGATGTTCTCGATGGGCGTCACCGTGATGCTGCGCTCGCCGATGCTGTCGCTGGGCATCCTGATGCCGTTCTTCTTCCTGATCTCCAACATCCTCGCCAACGTCTCGGCGACGAAGAAGATCGGCCGCTTCCTGCCCGACCAGGCCGGCGGCCGCATCATGCAGGTGGTTCCGCGAGTCGGCGACGACACCCCCTACGGCCCCTGGGGCGGCCTCGGGATCATGCTGCTGTGGGTGATCGCGGCGCTCGCCGGAGGGTACGTACTGCTGCGGAAGCGGGACGCCTGAGCACGGCAGGCTTTTACTTTCTTTTGGGCGGAACCGTCAGCGCCCGGATATCCTCCTAACCCTTACGGGGGGCGTGCGCCCCGCTTACCTGAACCGTTCGATGGGTGCGGAGCATGATCGAGGCAGTCGGCCTGACCAAGCGCTATGGCGACAAGACCGCCGTGCACAACCTCTCCTTCCAGGTACGTCCAGGTGCCGTCACCGGCTTCCTCGGTCCGAACGGCTCGGGCAAGTCGACGACGATGCGGATGATCCTGGGGCTGGACAACCCCAGCGCGGGATCGGTGACGATCGGCGGCCATCCGTACCGCACGCTGCCGAACGCGCCCCGCCAGGTCGGCGCCCTGCTGGACGCGAAGGCGGTGCACGGCGGCCGGTCCGCGCGCAACCACCTGCTGTCCCTGGCGCAGCTGTCCGGCATCCCGGCCCGCCGCGTCGACGAGGTGCTCGGGGTCGTCGGCCTCCAGGACGTGGCGAGGAGGCGCTCCAAGGGCTTCTCCCTCGGCATGGGCCAGCGGCTGGGCATCGCCGCCGCGCTGCTGGGCGACCCGCAGGTGCTGCTGTTCGACGAGCCGGTGAACGGTCTCGACCCCGAGGGCATCCTCTGGGTGCGCAATCTGATGAAGTCGCTCGCGGCGGAGGGACGGACCGTGTTCGTCTCCAGTCATCTGATGAGCGAGATGGCGCTGACCGCCGACCATCTGATCGTCATCGGGCGCGGGCAGCTGCTCGCCGACATGAGTGTGACGGACTTCATCTCCGCGAACTCCGCGGACTTCGCGCGGGTCCGCACGCCCGACACCGAGCCGCAGCAGCGGGAGAAGCTGACGTCCGCGCTGACCGAGGCGGGCGGGCACGTGCTGCCCGAGCAGGACGGCGCGCTGCGCGTGACCGGGCTGCCGCTGCCGCGCATCAGTGACCTCGCGCACGAGGCGGACGTACGCCTGTGGGAGCTGTCGCCGCACCAGGCCTCGCTGGAGGAGGCGTACATGCGGATGACCCAGGGGGCCGTCGACTACCGCTCCACCATCGACCAGAAGGCCGGGCTGATGCAGCCCCTGCCGCCCGGCGTCGAGCCGTCCGTGCCGGTTCCCGGCCAGGGCCAGCCCGGCTGGTACGCGCCGCCACCGCCCCAGCCGGGCGGACAGCCGTTCGCGGGCCCGCAGGGCGTCCCCGGCGCGCAGCCGAACCCGTACGCCGCTCCGGGCGCGGGCCACCCCGGCCCCTACGGCGCCCCGAACGCGCGCGTCCCCAACCCGTACGCGCAGAGCGCGCCGCAGGCCCCTCAGGTGCCCGCCCAGTCCGCCGGCGCGCCGCACGGAGGGGCCGCACCGGCCGCCGCGCCCGCCGCCGACTCCACCAAGCCCGAGGACGCCCGATGAGCACGCCGCAGACTCCTGTGCCGCAGGCCGCGCCGCCCGCCTGGGAGGCGGCGGCCGGTTCCCCCCAGCCCGGCTACACCTCGCCGATCCCCGTCGTCCGTACGCACCTCGGGCACGCCCTCGCCTCGGAGTGGACGAAGATCAAGTCGGTGCGCTCCACGATGTGGACGCTCGGGGTGTTCGTTCTGCTCGTGGTCGGGATCGGGCTGCTGATCGGCCTGATCATCGCCGACTCCGCAGGGGAGATGCACGGCGACGAGAACATGCTGTCGCTGGGCTTCTTCGGGCTGCTGCTCGGCAGCATCTGCATCATCACGCTCGGCGTGCTGACCACGGCCTCGGAGTACGGCACCGGCATGATCCGGACCACGATGACGGCGTGCCCGAGCCGTGGACGGGTGCTCACGGCCAAGGCGGTGGTGTTCTTCCTGGTCGCGTTCGCGGTGACCCTGGTCTCCACCGGCGTGGTCGGCCTCGCGCAGACGGCCATGCTCGACGGCACCGGCGCCCGGCAGCCCACCGGACCGGAGTGGTTCAAGGCCACCGTGGGCGTCAGCCTCTACATGGCCCTGCTCGGGCTGTTCTCGCTCCTCATCGGCTCGGTGCTGCGGCACTCGGCGGGCGCCATCACGATCATGATCGGTGTCGTGCTCGCCCCGCTGGTGATCGCCCTGTTCATGTTCACGCGCTCGCTGGAGAGGGTGCGCCAGTTCCTGTTCGAGTACTCGATCCCGAACCAGCTGAGCGTCTTCTACTCCAACTCCCTCACCGATTCCGGCCCGACCGGCTGGGACCCGCTGTGGATCCTGCTGGGCGCGACGGCCGCCGCGTTCGCCGGCGCCTGGGCCCTGCTGCGGAGCCGGGACGTCTGAGCGACTGGAACCGCGGCTGGTGCTGAGGACGGAAAGGTCCACCGGCTCGCGACGACCGGCACGACACTAGAACCGTGGCGCGTTACGGGACCGCTGCACCCGCGTGGTGCGGCGGTCCTTGGCGTTCCAGCACGCCTTGTGCCAGTGCCGGCGGTCGTCCACGCCCGCGTGCTGTGGCCAGGCCACCACGTGCGGGACGCCGGAGGGGATCACCTGGTCGCAGCCGGGGCAGCGGTACGTCTTGCCATCGGTGCTGGAGCCCGCGACATGGCGCACGCTGAAATCCTCGCCATGCCAGCTCTCGGTGGACTGCCAGCCGCCGTAGCGGCCCGCGGTGTCGTCCTCGGCGCTCCGGCCGGACGAGGCGGCGCCTCTCCCATCCTTGGGTCGGTTGCGGCGGGGGGACACGGGACACCTCACGAAGCCGTAGGGAAGACAGGGACCTTCTCCAGCCTACGCGGCGCCACTACGGCCGGGTAAGGAGAACCAACCACCACAAGTCCCCTTCCCGGACGACCCATTCCGCAGACAATCCGCAAATCTCTCCGCCAGGCCGTGTCCTCGGCACGTGTCGCCCGGTTATGCCGGGTGGGGGAGCTCCGTGTCGGAGCCGAGGAAGCAGGAAAGAGCAATGCGCGTAGGAAGTTTCGTGCTGGCGGCCCAGTTCCCCGGGCAGGGCCAAGGCGAGGCGCTGCACCGGGCGGTCCGGTCCGCGGAGGTCGCCGAGGAGGCCGGGCTGGACGCGGTCTGGCTGGGCGAGCACCACTTCGTCCCGTACGGGACGTGTCCGTCGGCGATCACCCTGGCCGCGCTGCTGCTGGGCCGCACCCGCCGTCTGCGGGTGGGTACGGCGGTCAGCGTGCTGCCCACGGTCCACCCGGTCGCGCTCGGCGAGCAGGCGTCGCTGCTGCACATGACGAGCGGCGGGCGGTTCTCGCTCGGCGTCGGGCGCGGCGGCCCGTGGGTGGACCTGGAAGTGTTCGGCATGGGACTGGAGGCGTACGAGAGCGGGTTCCCGGAGTCGCTGGACCTGCTGGTGCGCTGGCTGCGTGAGCCCTCGGTGTCGGCCTCGGGAGAACGGT from Streptomyces sp. 6-11-2 encodes:
- a CDS encoding cellulose-binding protein gives rise to the protein MSDTSPYGFELVRRGYDRAQVDERISKLVSDRDSALARITALEKRIEELHLETQNAQAQVGDAEPSYAGLGARVEKILRLAEEEAKDLREEARRAAEQHRELAESAAQQVRNDAESFASDRKAKAEDEGVRIVEKAKGEASQLRADAQKDAQSKREEADALFEETRAKAAQAAADFETNLAKRREQSERDLASRQAKAEKRLAEIEHRAEQLRLEAEKLRTDAERRARQTVETAQRQAEDIVADANAKADRIRSESERELAALTNRRDSINAQLTNVREMLATLTGAAVAAAGAPTEDEPISRGVPAQQSR
- a CDS encoding ABC transporter ATP-binding protein produces the protein MIELEGLTKRYGEKLAVDGLSFTVRPGTVTGFLGPNGAGKSTTMRMILGLDRPTSGYVRIDGRHYHELRDPLTYIGALLDAKAMHGGRSAYHHLLCLAQSNGIPTHRVNEVLDTVGLTPVARKKAKGFSLGMSQRLGIAGALLGDPRILMFDEPVNGLDPEGIHWIRGLMKSLAAQGRTVFVSSHLMSEMALTADHLVVIGQGRLLADTSMADFIERNSRSHVRVRTPQHERLLDVLHGAGITAVPGEGGVLQVEGGKAERIGELAAQHQIVLHELSSQQSSLEEAFMRLTAGTVEYHAHTGQAVPEGAPAQPWGADSEKEG
- a CDS encoding ABC transporter permease, with translation MAATQVIRSEWTKIRSVASTVWTLSLTAVVTIALGMLISALSKHSFDSMDERDRFSFDPTYVSFAGMGLGQLAMIVFAVLVVSNEYSTGMIRTSLAAVPQRGAFLASKVAVATGLALVVGMVTSFASFFLGQAMLGSLGTSLGEPGVLRAVVGGGLYMALIAMFSMGVTVMLRSPMLSLGILMPFFFLISNILANVSATKKIGRFLPDQAGGRIMQVVPRVGDDTPYGPWGGLGIMLLWVIAALAGGYVLLRKRDA
- a CDS encoding ABC transporter ATP-binding protein, with amino-acid sequence MIEAVGLTKRYGDKTAVHNLSFQVRPGAVTGFLGPNGSGKSTTMRMILGLDNPSAGSVTIGGHPYRTLPNAPRQVGALLDAKAVHGGRSARNHLLSLAQLSGIPARRVDEVLGVVGLQDVARRRSKGFSLGMGQRLGIAAALLGDPQVLLFDEPVNGLDPEGILWVRNLMKSLAAEGRTVFVSSHLMSEMALTADHLIVIGRGQLLADMSVTDFISANSADFARVRTPDTEPQQREKLTSALTEAGGHVLPEQDGALRVTGLPLPRISDLAHEADVRLWELSPHQASLEEAYMRMTQGAVDYRSTIDQKAGLMQPLPPGVEPSVPVPGQGQPGWYAPPPPQPGGQPFAGPQGVPGAQPNPYAAPGAGHPGPYGAPNARVPNPYAQSAPQAPQVPAQSAGAPHGGAAPAAAPAADSTKPEDAR
- a CDS encoding ABC transporter permease subunit; this encodes MSTPQTPVPQAAPPAWEAAAGSPQPGYTSPIPVVRTHLGHALASEWTKIKSVRSTMWTLGVFVLLVVGIGLLIGLIIADSAGEMHGDENMLSLGFFGLLLGSICIITLGVLTTASEYGTGMIRTTMTACPSRGRVLTAKAVVFFLVAFAVTLVSTGVVGLAQTAMLDGTGARQPTGPEWFKATVGVSLYMALLGLFSLLIGSVLRHSAGAITIMIGVVLAPLVIALFMFTRSLERVRQFLFEYSIPNQLSVFYSNSLTDSGPTGWDPLWILLGATAAAFAGAWALLRSRDV
- a CDS encoding ATP/GTP-binding protein, which encodes MSPRRNRPKDGRGAASSGRSAEDDTAGRYGGWQSTESWHGEDFSVRHVAGSSTDGKTYRCPGCDQVIPSGVPHVVAWPQHAGVDDRRHWHKACWNAKDRRTTRVQRSRNAPRF